A genomic stretch from Arachis stenosperma cultivar V10309 chromosome 3, arast.V10309.gnm1.PFL2, whole genome shotgun sequence includes:
- the LOC130965774 gene encoding calmodulin calcium-dependent NAD kinase-like encodes MMLFKNFVRLKRNIGNSSLKHEQSPLVLLEKDVEYKKDGVIAGKKKNGGTGTGTIKYSNLPLMVHQSSTDAASSLLVRALNEGRDVIMDGTLSWEPFVEQRLSPWQEMFTNAEEEQPEENNNGEPRDQKPYRIELVGVVCDGYLAIVRGISYYEWESSEGEFTVEISQKLIEWKDDDHNLLVDPEDIKCLEMIGGLNVEADSIYELYKEPSLTMEPGSVSKEIILSSSRTSHHKWLRETILKIGKSNKKQ; translated from the exons ATGATGTTGTTCAAGAACTTTGTCAGATTGAAAAGAAATATTGGTAATTCAAGTCTAAAACATGAGCAA AGTCCTCTGGTTTTGTTGGAGAAAGATGTAGAGTACAAAAAGGATGGAGTGATTgcaggtaaaaaaaaaaatggtgGAACTGGAACTGGAACAATCAA GTACAGTAATCTGCCACTGATG GTGCACCAATCGTCGACTGATGCAGCATCATCTCTGCTGGTGAGAGCTCTAAATGAAGGGAGAGATGTGATCATGGATGGAACCTTATCATGGGAGCCTTTTGTGGAGCAGAGACTATCTCCATGGCAAGAAATGTTCACAAATGCAG aagaagaacaaccaGAAGAGAACAATAATGGAGAACCCCGTGATCAAAAGCCTTACAGAATAGAGTTAGTTGGTGTAGTTTGTGATGGCTATCTTGCTATTGTTCGAGGCATTAG CTATTATGAATGGGAGAGCAGTGAGGGTGAATTCACAGTTGAAATCTCACAAAAG CTCATAGAGTGGAAGGATGATGATCATAACCTGTTAGTAGATCCTGAAGATATCAAATGCTTGGAGATGATAGGAGGTTTGAATGTGGAAGCTGATTCCATCTATGAACTTTACAAGGAACCAAGCCTTACAATGGAACCTGGTTCTGTTTCGAAGGAAATTATTCTATCATCTTCCAGGACAAGTCATCATAAATGGTTAAGGGAAACAATTCTGAAAATAGGAAAATCCAACAAGAAGCAGTAA
- the LOC130968958 gene encoding CRM-domain containing factor CFM3A, chloroplastic/mitochondrial isoform X2, whose product MALVPTCNLHPFFDSFNTIPRLHTLCFFSDSWLKRWNEPNKNTRPKQPCALLDYQGSGNGHSSKSGFVSSDDDYDYDYDDRGGDGSSGGSTMDRIVEKLKKFGYVDDDKIEKQDRREERVIEKGSVEDIFYVEEGILPNTRGGFSPESPFGIGNIVSDREVRFPWEKPIDKEKEEEERYNRRRRESKTSLAELTLPESELRRLRRLTFEKKHKTRVGGGGVTQGLVDKIHERWKESEIVRLKFEGEAALNMKRMHELLERKTGGLVVWRSGNSVSLYRGVSYEVPSIQQNKWIYGKRGSSSVQQNKQIYGKSENSFKSLPAPSHHSLEKHSDIASNFGTSPHLEKMEATDDQKEKNLLPEVSYEDEVDKFLDTLGPRYTDWPGSEPLPVDADMLPATIPGYEPPFRVLPFGVRPSLGQTEATSLRRIARTLPPHFALGRNRQLQGLATAMIKLWEKISIAKVALKRGVPLTTSERMAEEIKKLTGGVLLSRNKYFLVFYRGKNFLSATVTQALKERERMAKAMQDEEEQARLRASSLVLPTMNNSEISAEAGTLGETLDADAKWGKTLDEHHKQKIMREVELQRHTTVVNKLERNLFLAERKVMRAERALMKVESSLMPSEPKSDPESITDEERFMFRKLGLRMKAFLLLGRRGVFDGTIENMHLHWKYRELVKIIVKAKTFDQVKKVALALEAESGGILVSVDKVSKGYAIVVYRGKDYQRPLTLRPKNLLTKRKALARSIELQRREALLKHISNLQKKVENIRSEIKQVETVKDHGDEELYDKLESAYASNDDDSEVEDGEEGDEAYLETYNSESDSEDNESDNNLYTSTEQFASQS is encoded by the exons ATGGCTCTTGTTCCCACTTGCAATCTTCACCCTTTCTTTGATTCCTTCAACACTATCCCCAGGCTTCACACTCTTTGCTTCTTCAG TGATAGTTGGTTGAAACGTTGGAACGAGCCTAACAAAAACACTCGTCCAAAACAGCCATGTGCTCTTTTGGATTATCAAGGTTCTGGAAATGGGCATTCATCGAAATCTGGTTTTGTGAGTTCtgatgatgattatgattatgattatgatgatAGAGGTGGTGATGGAAGCAGTGGTGGTAGTACTATGGATAGGATTGTGGAGAAATTGAAGAAATTTGGGTATGTTGATGATGATAAGATTGAGAAGCAAGATAGAAGGGAAGAGAGGGTAATAGAAAAAGGATCCGTGGAGGATATATTTTACGTGGAGGAAGGGATATTGCCCAATACACGAGGCGGGTTTTCACCGGAGTCTCCATTTGGAATTGGAAACATTGTGAGTGATAGGGAGGTGAGGTTTCCATGGGAGAAGCCAATAGataaagagaaagaagaggaagagaggtATAATCGAAGAAGGAGGGAAAGTAAGACTTCTCTTGCAGAACTGACTCTTCCAGAGTCGGAATTGAGGAGGCTGAGGCGCTTGACTTTCGAGAAGAAGCATAAGACCAGAGTTGGGGGTGGTGGGGTTACTCAAGGTCTTGTGGACAAGATTCATGAGAGGTGGAAGGAGTCGGAGATTGTTAGGCTGAAATTCGAAGGGGAAGCTGCACTTAACATGAAGAGGATGCACGAGCTATTGGAG AGGAAAACTGGTGGTCTCGTGGTTTGGAGGTCTGGCAACTCTGTTTCCTTGTACAGGGGTGTGAGCTATGAAGTTCCTTCAATACAACAGAACAAGTGGATATATGGGAAAAGAGGGAGTTCTTCAGTGCAACAGAACAAACAGATATATGGAAAAAGCGAGAATTCTTTTAAGTCTTTACCAGCACCTTCTCATCATTCATTGGAAAAGCATTCTGACATTGCTTCTAATTTTGGGACAAGTCCACATTTGGAAAAAATGGAAGCTACTGATgaccaaaaggaaaaaaatttgcTTCCAGAAGTTAGTTACGAAGATGAAGTAGACAAATTTTTGGATACTCTAGGCCCTAGATACACAGATTGGCCTGGGAGTGAGCCGTTGCCAGTTGATGCAGATATGCTTCCGGCAACTATTCCTGGTTATGAGCCTCCATTCAGAGTTCTTCCCTTTGGAGTGAGACCCTCGCTTGGTCAAACAGAGGCAACTTCTCTACGAAGGATCGCAAGGACCCTTCCTCCACATTTTGCTTTAG GTAGAAACAGACAACTTCAAGGATTAGCTACAGCCATGATTAAATTATGGGAAAAAATTTCTATTGCAAAGGTTGCACTCAAACGCGGTGTGCCGCTAACTACAAGCGAGAGAATGGCAGAAGAGATCAAG AAATTGACAGGTGGTGTACTACTCTCGAGGAATAAATACTTCTTGGTCTTTTATCGGGGAAAGAATTTTTTGTCAGCAACAGTCACACAAGCCCTGAAGGAGAGGGAAAGAATGGCAAAAGCAATGCAAGATGAGGAAGAACAAGCAAGATTGAGAGCGTCATCTTTGGTCTTACCAACTATGAATAATTCAGAGATATCTGCAGAGGCTGGGACCCTTGGTGAAACTTTGGATGCAGATGCAAAATGGGGAAAGACCTTGGACGAACAtcacaaacaaaaaataatgaGAGAAGTAGAACTACAGCGACATACCACAGTTGTTAACAAGTTAGAACGAAATCTGTTTCTG GCTGAAAGAAAGGTAATGAGAGCTGAACGAGCCTTGATGAAAGTGGAGTCATCTTTGATGCCATCGGAACCCAAATCAGACCCTGAAAGCATAACTGACGAAGAGAGGTTTATGTTTCGCAAATTAGGATTGCGGATGAAAGCCTTCTTACTTCTTG GTAGACGTGGAGTTTTTGATGGTACAATTGAGAACATGCACCTGCACTGGAAATATAGGGAACTGGTTAAGATAATTGTGAAGGCTAAAACCTTTGATCAAGTGAAAAAGGTCGCATTGGCACTCGAAGCCGAGAGTGGAGGCATTTTAGTTTCGGTTGACAAAGTTTCAAAAGGATATGCTATAGTTGTTTACCGGGGAAAGGACTACCAGCGACCTTTAACTCTAAGACCGAAGAATCTTTTGACAAAGAGAAAGGCTCTAGCACGGTCAATTGAGCTCCAACGACGTGAG GCTCTCTTGAAGCATATTTCAAATTTGCAAAAGAAAGTGGAGAACATAAGATCTGAAATA AAACAAGTGGAGACTGTAAAGGACCATGGAGATGAAGAATTGTATGACAAATTAGAATCTGCTTATGCTAGCAACGATGATGACTCTGAG GTGGAAGATGGCGAGGAAGGAGATGAGGCATATCTTGAGACCTATAATAGTGAAAGCGACAGTGAAGACAATGAAAGTGATAATAATTTGTATACTTCAACTGAGCAATTTGCATCACAAAGTTGA
- the LOC130968958 gene encoding CRM-domain containing factor CFM3A, chloroplastic/mitochondrial isoform X3: MALVPTCNLHPFFDSFNTIPRLHTLCFFRGGDGSSGGSTMDRIVEKLKKFGYVDDDKIEKQDRREERVIEKGSVEDIFYVEEGILPNTRGGFSPESPFGIGNIVSDREVRFPWEKPIDKEKEEEERYNRRRRESKTSLAELTLPESELRRLRRLTFEKKHKTRVGGGGVTQGLVDKIHERWKESEIVRLKFEGEAALNMKRMHELLERKTGGLVVWRSGNSVSLYRGVSYEVPSIQQNKWIYGKRGSSSVQQNKQIYGKSENSFKSLPAPSHHSLEKHSDIASNFGTSPHLEKMEATDDQKEKNLLPEVSYEDEVDKFLDTLGPRYTDWPGSEPLPVDADMLPATIPGYEPPFRVLPFGVRPSLGQTEATSLRRIARTLPPHFALGRNRQLQGLATAMIKLWEKISIAKVALKRGVPLTTSERMAEEIKKLTGGVLLSRNKYFLVFYRGKNFLSATVTQALKERERMAKAMQDEEEQARLRASSLVLPTMNNSEISAEAGTLGETLDADAKWGKTLDEHHKQKIMREVELQRHTTVVNKLERNLFLAERKVMRAERALMKVESSLMPSEPKSDPESITDEERFMFRKLGLRMKAFLLLGRRGVFDGTIENMHLHWKYRELVKIIVKAKTFDQVKKVALALEAESGGILVSVDKVSKGYAIVVYRGKDYQRPLTLRPKNLLTKRKALARSIELQRREALLKHISNLQKKVENIRSEIKQVETVKDHGDEELYDKLESAYASNDDDSEVEDGEEGDEAYLETYNSESDSEDNESDNNLYTSTEQFASQS; encoded by the exons ATGGCTCTTGTTCCCACTTGCAATCTTCACCCTTTCTTTGATTCCTTCAACACTATCCCCAGGCTTCACACTCTTTGCTTCTTCAG AGGTGGTGATGGAAGCAGTGGTGGTAGTACTATGGATAGGATTGTGGAGAAATTGAAGAAATTTGGGTATGTTGATGATGATAAGATTGAGAAGCAAGATAGAAGGGAAGAGAGGGTAATAGAAAAAGGATCCGTGGAGGATATATTTTACGTGGAGGAAGGGATATTGCCCAATACACGAGGCGGGTTTTCACCGGAGTCTCCATTTGGAATTGGAAACATTGTGAGTGATAGGGAGGTGAGGTTTCCATGGGAGAAGCCAATAGataaagagaaagaagaggaagagaggtATAATCGAAGAAGGAGGGAAAGTAAGACTTCTCTTGCAGAACTGACTCTTCCAGAGTCGGAATTGAGGAGGCTGAGGCGCTTGACTTTCGAGAAGAAGCATAAGACCAGAGTTGGGGGTGGTGGGGTTACTCAAGGTCTTGTGGACAAGATTCATGAGAGGTGGAAGGAGTCGGAGATTGTTAGGCTGAAATTCGAAGGGGAAGCTGCACTTAACATGAAGAGGATGCACGAGCTATTGGAG AGGAAAACTGGTGGTCTCGTGGTTTGGAGGTCTGGCAACTCTGTTTCCTTGTACAGGGGTGTGAGCTATGAAGTTCCTTCAATACAACAGAACAAGTGGATATATGGGAAAAGAGGGAGTTCTTCAGTGCAACAGAACAAACAGATATATGGAAAAAGCGAGAATTCTTTTAAGTCTTTACCAGCACCTTCTCATCATTCATTGGAAAAGCATTCTGACATTGCTTCTAATTTTGGGACAAGTCCACATTTGGAAAAAATGGAAGCTACTGATgaccaaaaggaaaaaaatttgcTTCCAGAAGTTAGTTACGAAGATGAAGTAGACAAATTTTTGGATACTCTAGGCCCTAGATACACAGATTGGCCTGGGAGTGAGCCGTTGCCAGTTGATGCAGATATGCTTCCGGCAACTATTCCTGGTTATGAGCCTCCATTCAGAGTTCTTCCCTTTGGAGTGAGACCCTCGCTTGGTCAAACAGAGGCAACTTCTCTACGAAGGATCGCAAGGACCCTTCCTCCACATTTTGCTTTAG GTAGAAACAGACAACTTCAAGGATTAGCTACAGCCATGATTAAATTATGGGAAAAAATTTCTATTGCAAAGGTTGCACTCAAACGCGGTGTGCCGCTAACTACAAGCGAGAGAATGGCAGAAGAGATCAAG AAATTGACAGGTGGTGTACTACTCTCGAGGAATAAATACTTCTTGGTCTTTTATCGGGGAAAGAATTTTTTGTCAGCAACAGTCACACAAGCCCTGAAGGAGAGGGAAAGAATGGCAAAAGCAATGCAAGATGAGGAAGAACAAGCAAGATTGAGAGCGTCATCTTTGGTCTTACCAACTATGAATAATTCAGAGATATCTGCAGAGGCTGGGACCCTTGGTGAAACTTTGGATGCAGATGCAAAATGGGGAAAGACCTTGGACGAACAtcacaaacaaaaaataatgaGAGAAGTAGAACTACAGCGACATACCACAGTTGTTAACAAGTTAGAACGAAATCTGTTTCTG GCTGAAAGAAAGGTAATGAGAGCTGAACGAGCCTTGATGAAAGTGGAGTCATCTTTGATGCCATCGGAACCCAAATCAGACCCTGAAAGCATAACTGACGAAGAGAGGTTTATGTTTCGCAAATTAGGATTGCGGATGAAAGCCTTCTTACTTCTTG GTAGACGTGGAGTTTTTGATGGTACAATTGAGAACATGCACCTGCACTGGAAATATAGGGAACTGGTTAAGATAATTGTGAAGGCTAAAACCTTTGATCAAGTGAAAAAGGTCGCATTGGCACTCGAAGCCGAGAGTGGAGGCATTTTAGTTTCGGTTGACAAAGTTTCAAAAGGATATGCTATAGTTGTTTACCGGGGAAAGGACTACCAGCGACCTTTAACTCTAAGACCGAAGAATCTTTTGACAAAGAGAAAGGCTCTAGCACGGTCAATTGAGCTCCAACGACGTGAG GCTCTCTTGAAGCATATTTCAAATTTGCAAAAGAAAGTGGAGAACATAAGATCTGAAATA AAACAAGTGGAGACTGTAAAGGACCATGGAGATGAAGAATTGTATGACAAATTAGAATCTGCTTATGCTAGCAACGATGATGACTCTGAG GTGGAAGATGGCGAGGAAGGAGATGAGGCATATCTTGAGACCTATAATAGTGAAAGCGACAGTGAAGACAATGAAAGTGATAATAATTTGTATACTTCAACTGAGCAATTTGCATCACAAAGTTGA
- the LOC130968958 gene encoding CRM-domain containing factor CFM3A, chloroplastic/mitochondrial isoform X1 has protein sequence MALVPTCNLHPFFDSFNTIPRLHTLCFFRYSSYSFSSIHCSDKLTFCATRNWVLCHSINGTIPSKNSSLFGVKNIIFQCKGLCSDSWLKRWNEPNKNTRPKQPCALLDYQGSGNGHSSKSGFVSSDDDYDYDYDDRGGDGSSGGSTMDRIVEKLKKFGYVDDDKIEKQDRREERVIEKGSVEDIFYVEEGILPNTRGGFSPESPFGIGNIVSDREVRFPWEKPIDKEKEEEERYNRRRRESKTSLAELTLPESELRRLRRLTFEKKHKTRVGGGGVTQGLVDKIHERWKESEIVRLKFEGEAALNMKRMHELLERKTGGLVVWRSGNSVSLYRGVSYEVPSIQQNKWIYGKRGSSSVQQNKQIYGKSENSFKSLPAPSHHSLEKHSDIASNFGTSPHLEKMEATDDQKEKNLLPEVSYEDEVDKFLDTLGPRYTDWPGSEPLPVDADMLPATIPGYEPPFRVLPFGVRPSLGQTEATSLRRIARTLPPHFALGRNRQLQGLATAMIKLWEKISIAKVALKRGVPLTTSERMAEEIKKLTGGVLLSRNKYFLVFYRGKNFLSATVTQALKERERMAKAMQDEEEQARLRASSLVLPTMNNSEISAEAGTLGETLDADAKWGKTLDEHHKQKIMREVELQRHTTVVNKLERNLFLAERKVMRAERALMKVESSLMPSEPKSDPESITDEERFMFRKLGLRMKAFLLLGRRGVFDGTIENMHLHWKYRELVKIIVKAKTFDQVKKVALALEAESGGILVSVDKVSKGYAIVVYRGKDYQRPLTLRPKNLLTKRKALARSIELQRREALLKHISNLQKKVENIRSEIKQVETVKDHGDEELYDKLESAYASNDDDSEVEDGEEGDEAYLETYNSESDSEDNESDNNLYTSTEQFASQS, from the exons ATGGCTCTTGTTCCCACTTGCAATCTTCACCCTTTCTTTGATTCCTTCAACACTATCCCCAGGCTTCACACTCTTTGCTTCTTCAGGTactcttcttattctttttcttcaattcaCTGCTCTGATAAGCTCACTTTCTGCGCAACACGGAACTGGGTCTTGTGCCATTCAATTAATGGAACAATACCCTCTAAGAATTCTAGTCTTTTTGGTGTGAAAAACATAATATTTCAATGTAAGGGTTTGTGTAGTGATAGTTGGTTGAAACGTTGGAACGAGCCTAACAAAAACACTCGTCCAAAACAGCCATGTGCTCTTTTGGATTATCAAGGTTCTGGAAATGGGCATTCATCGAAATCTGGTTTTGTGAGTTCtgatgatgattatgattatgattatgatgatAGAGGTGGTGATGGAAGCAGTGGTGGTAGTACTATGGATAGGATTGTGGAGAAATTGAAGAAATTTGGGTATGTTGATGATGATAAGATTGAGAAGCAAGATAGAAGGGAAGAGAGGGTAATAGAAAAAGGATCCGTGGAGGATATATTTTACGTGGAGGAAGGGATATTGCCCAATACACGAGGCGGGTTTTCACCGGAGTCTCCATTTGGAATTGGAAACATTGTGAGTGATAGGGAGGTGAGGTTTCCATGGGAGAAGCCAATAGataaagagaaagaagaggaagagaggtATAATCGAAGAAGGAGGGAAAGTAAGACTTCTCTTGCAGAACTGACTCTTCCAGAGTCGGAATTGAGGAGGCTGAGGCGCTTGACTTTCGAGAAGAAGCATAAGACCAGAGTTGGGGGTGGTGGGGTTACTCAAGGTCTTGTGGACAAGATTCATGAGAGGTGGAAGGAGTCGGAGATTGTTAGGCTGAAATTCGAAGGGGAAGCTGCACTTAACATGAAGAGGATGCACGAGCTATTGGAG AGGAAAACTGGTGGTCTCGTGGTTTGGAGGTCTGGCAACTCTGTTTCCTTGTACAGGGGTGTGAGCTATGAAGTTCCTTCAATACAACAGAACAAGTGGATATATGGGAAAAGAGGGAGTTCTTCAGTGCAACAGAACAAACAGATATATGGAAAAAGCGAGAATTCTTTTAAGTCTTTACCAGCACCTTCTCATCATTCATTGGAAAAGCATTCTGACATTGCTTCTAATTTTGGGACAAGTCCACATTTGGAAAAAATGGAAGCTACTGATgaccaaaaggaaaaaaatttgcTTCCAGAAGTTAGTTACGAAGATGAAGTAGACAAATTTTTGGATACTCTAGGCCCTAGATACACAGATTGGCCTGGGAGTGAGCCGTTGCCAGTTGATGCAGATATGCTTCCGGCAACTATTCCTGGTTATGAGCCTCCATTCAGAGTTCTTCCCTTTGGAGTGAGACCCTCGCTTGGTCAAACAGAGGCAACTTCTCTACGAAGGATCGCAAGGACCCTTCCTCCACATTTTGCTTTAG GTAGAAACAGACAACTTCAAGGATTAGCTACAGCCATGATTAAATTATGGGAAAAAATTTCTATTGCAAAGGTTGCACTCAAACGCGGTGTGCCGCTAACTACAAGCGAGAGAATGGCAGAAGAGATCAAG AAATTGACAGGTGGTGTACTACTCTCGAGGAATAAATACTTCTTGGTCTTTTATCGGGGAAAGAATTTTTTGTCAGCAACAGTCACACAAGCCCTGAAGGAGAGGGAAAGAATGGCAAAAGCAATGCAAGATGAGGAAGAACAAGCAAGATTGAGAGCGTCATCTTTGGTCTTACCAACTATGAATAATTCAGAGATATCTGCAGAGGCTGGGACCCTTGGTGAAACTTTGGATGCAGATGCAAAATGGGGAAAGACCTTGGACGAACAtcacaaacaaaaaataatgaGAGAAGTAGAACTACAGCGACATACCACAGTTGTTAACAAGTTAGAACGAAATCTGTTTCTG GCTGAAAGAAAGGTAATGAGAGCTGAACGAGCCTTGATGAAAGTGGAGTCATCTTTGATGCCATCGGAACCCAAATCAGACCCTGAAAGCATAACTGACGAAGAGAGGTTTATGTTTCGCAAATTAGGATTGCGGATGAAAGCCTTCTTACTTCTTG GTAGACGTGGAGTTTTTGATGGTACAATTGAGAACATGCACCTGCACTGGAAATATAGGGAACTGGTTAAGATAATTGTGAAGGCTAAAACCTTTGATCAAGTGAAAAAGGTCGCATTGGCACTCGAAGCCGAGAGTGGAGGCATTTTAGTTTCGGTTGACAAAGTTTCAAAAGGATATGCTATAGTTGTTTACCGGGGAAAGGACTACCAGCGACCTTTAACTCTAAGACCGAAGAATCTTTTGACAAAGAGAAAGGCTCTAGCACGGTCAATTGAGCTCCAACGACGTGAG GCTCTCTTGAAGCATATTTCAAATTTGCAAAAGAAAGTGGAGAACATAAGATCTGAAATA AAACAAGTGGAGACTGTAAAGGACCATGGAGATGAAGAATTGTATGACAAATTAGAATCTGCTTATGCTAGCAACGATGATGACTCTGAG GTGGAAGATGGCGAGGAAGGAGATGAGGCATATCTTGAGACCTATAATAGTGAAAGCGACAGTGAAGACAATGAAAGTGATAATAATTTGTATACTTCAACTGAGCAATTTGCATCACAAAGTTGA